In the genome of candidate division WOR-3 bacterium, one region contains:
- the rpsS gene encoding 30S ribosomal protein S19 has translation MSRSLKKGPYVDQKLLKKILKLIETKEKKVIKTWARDSTIPPEFVGFTIAVHNGNRFIPVYITERMVGHKLGEFAPTRTFRAHSGTRKAERERESEK, from the coding sequence ATGTCCCGTTCCTTAAAAAAAGGTCCTTATGTAGACCAGAAACTCCTGAAAAAAATATTGAAACTCATTGAAACCAAAGAAAAAAAGGTGATTAAAACCTGGGCACGAGACTCCACGATTCCACCGGAATTTGTAGGATTTACGATCGCGGTCCATAATGGCAACCGGTTCATTCCGGTTTACATCACCGAAAGGATGGTGGGACATAAACTTGGTGAGTTTGCCCCTACCCGGACCTTCCGTGCTCATTCCGGTACTCGAAAGGCAGAAAGAGAAAGGGAGTCAGAAAAATGA
- a CDS encoding uL22 family ribosomal protein, with protein MARAVKRYERASPLKVRKILRAIKGKAVPEARAILEFYHSRTKIPVLKTLNSAVANLKDKVGSVRVEDKELYVKEAVVNDGPRYKRLRPGFRGRPAIIKRPTCHIKIIVESYKPIQVKKGA; from the coding sequence ATGGCACGGGCAGTTAAACGTTACGAACGAGCTTCGCCTCTGAAGGTGAGGAAGATATTGAGGGCAATAAAAGGCAAGGCCGTTCCTGAAGCACGTGCGATACTTGAATTCTATCATTCCCGCACCAAAATCCCGGTGCTTAAGACATTGAATTCAGCGGTAGCAAATTTGAAGGATAAAGTCGGTTCTGTGCGGGTTGAGGACAAAGAATTGTATGTAAAAGAAGCTGTAGTAAATGATGGCCCAAGATACAAGCGACTCCGACCTGGATTCCGGGGTCGGCCAGCAATAATTAAACGGCCTACCTGTCATATTAAGATTATTGTTGAATCTTATAAACCAATTCAGGTTAAGAAAGGAGCGTAA
- the rplP gene encoding 50S ribosomal protein L16, with product MLEPKKVKYRKQQRGRRKGKATSGNSIVFGEYGLMALEPAWITARQIEAARVAITHSVKKGAKVWIRIFPDKPVTKKPAETRMGKGKGAPEFWVSVVKPGRILFELEGIPDEEAREILRIAASKLPIKTKFVKRDEGVKYEGL from the coding sequence ATGTTAGAACCAAAAAAAGTTAAATATCGTAAACAACAGCGTGGCCGGAGGAAAGGCAAGGCGACCAGCGGCAATTCCATCGTCTTTGGGGAATATGGCTTGATGGCTCTGGAACCGGCATGGATTACCGCCCGCCAGATAGAGGCGGCGCGGGTAGCAATCACCCATAGCGTAAAAAAAGGCGCTAAGGTCTGGATAAGGATTTTTCCGGATAAGCCGGTGACCAAAAAACCTGCGGAGACAAGAATGGGAAAAGGAAAGGGTGCACCCGAGTTCTGGGTGAGCGTGGTCAAACCCGGTCGTATTCTCTTCGAACTGGAAGGGATACCTGATGAGGAAGCCCGGGAAATACTACGTATCGCTGCGAGTAAACTGCCAATAAAGACGAAATTTGTAAAAAGAGATGAAGGAGTGAAATATGAAGGTTTATGA
- the rplB gene encoding 50S ribosomal protein L2, giving the protein MGIRVYRPLTPGRRFYTVNVPPITKTEPEKSLVISEKKSGGRNNLGRITARHRGGGHHKKIRIIDFKRDKDNVPAVVSAIEYDPNRSALIALLTYQDGEKRYIICPEGLNVGDTVISGEDVPIKIGNCLPLSNIPLGVEIHNVELAPKKGGELVRSAGLSCQILAKEGKYAHIKLPSGEVRLIDLRCRATIGRVSNALHSSVSIGKAGRTRHMGIRPYVRGVAMNPIDHPLGGGEGRAHGGRHPTSPWGWLTKGKKTRKKKKVSDKFILKRRK; this is encoded by the coding sequence ATGGGTATCAGAGTATATCGTCCCCTAACCCCAGGTCGCCGTTTCTATACGGTCAATGTTCCACCGATCACCAAAACCGAGCCAGAAAAGAGTCTTGTTATTTCTGAAAAGAAGAGCGGCGGACGAAACAATCTGGGGCGGATCACCGCCCGCCATCGTGGGGGTGGACACCATAAAAAGATAAGGATAATTGATTTCAAAAGAGATAAAGACAATGTTCCTGCTGTGGTGAGTGCCATCGAGTACGACCCAAATCGGAGTGCTCTCATTGCCCTTTTGACTTACCAGGATGGTGAAAAAAGATACATCATTTGTCCGGAGGGGCTCAATGTTGGCGATACGGTGATTTCCGGTGAAGATGTACCGATCAAGATTGGCAATTGTTTACCCCTGAGTAATATTCCGCTGGGGGTGGAGATTCACAATGTGGAACTGGCACCGAAAAAAGGTGGTGAACTCGTGCGTAGTGCTGGACTCTCATGTCAGATTCTTGCGAAAGAAGGGAAGTATGCTCATATCAAACTTCCATCGGGTGAGGTGCGTTTGATTGATTTGCGGTGCCGGGCAACAATTGGTCGGGTTTCCAATGCTCTCCATTCCAGTGTTTCTATCGGTAAGGCAGGCAGAACAAGACATATGGGCATAAGACCTTATGTGCGAGGAGTAGCGATGAATCCGATTGACCATCCATTAGGTGGTGGTGAAGGTAGGGCCCATGGAGGTAGACATCCCACATCTCCCTGGGGCTGGTTGACCAAAGGCAAAAAGACGCGGAAGAAGAAAAAGGTTTCGGATAAGTTCATTCTAAAAAGGAGAAAGTAA
- the rpsC gene encoding 30S ribosomal protein S3 — translation MGQKTHPIGFRLGITKDWKSKWFDELSYPKLVVEDFNIRRYLSKRLADCMVSSIVIKRVSNKVIITIHTAQPGKIIGKGGEEIKKLHEEIKSLIKSEVVINIEEVRIPELDASLVAQNIARQIEQRISHRRAMKRSVISAMKIGAKGIKVSCGGRLGGAEIARTEWYREGRVPLQTIKADIDFARATAFTIYGTVGVKVWIYKGDIQ, via the coding sequence ATGGGACAGAAAACACATCCAATAGGTTTTCGACTGGGGATAACCAAAGATTGGAAATCAAAGTGGTTTGATGAACTTTCCTATCCAAAACTCGTTGTCGAGGATTTTAATATCCGCCGGTATTTGAGTAAGCGACTTGCAGATTGCATGGTTTCCAGTATCGTTATTAAACGGGTTTCCAATAAGGTAATCATTACCATTCATACTGCCCAGCCAGGCAAGATCATTGGTAAGGGTGGTGAAGAGATTAAAAAGCTCCATGAGGAAATCAAGAGTTTGATCAAAAGCGAAGTAGTTATTAATATTGAAGAGGTCCGCATCCCAGAGCTTGATGCCAGCCTGGTGGCACAGAATATTGCCCGCCAGATTGAGCAGAGGATTTCTCATCGCCGGGCTATGAAACGTTCGGTCATTTCGGCGATGAAGATTGGTGCCAAAGGCATCAAGGTAAGTTGCGGAGGAAGATTGGGTGGTGCGGAGATTGCACGTACTGAGTGGTATCGGGAAGGACGGGTTCCTTTACAGACGATAAAAGCGGATATCGATTTCGCGCGGGCTACTGCTTTCACCATCTACGGTACCGTGGGAGTAAAGGTGTGGATTTATAAAGGAGATATCCAGTAA
- the rpmC gene encoding 50S ribosomal protein L29: MKVYELREKSRAELIEMLNGLYRELFNLRVRHATQQLPNPLRLRTIKKDIARIKTLLHEDELGIRKLIQSKAIPTKGKTKKGE, translated from the coding sequence ATGAAGGTTTATGAACTGAGAGAGAAATCGCGTGCAGAATTGATTGAAATGCTCAACGGATTATATCGGGAATTATTTAACCTCCGTGTCCGGCATGCAACCCAGCAACTGCCTAATCCCCTCCGACTGCGCACGATAAAAAAGGATATTGCCCGGATAAAGACCCTGCTGCATGAGGATGAATTAGGTATCAGAAAGTTGATTCAATCAAAAGCAATTCCTACCAAGGGTAAGACAAAGAAAGGAGAATGA